From the genome of Spinacia oleracea cultivar Varoflay chromosome 2, BTI_SOV_V1, whole genome shotgun sequence, one region includes:
- the LOC110803874 gene encoding uncharacterized protein, with translation MFLSKYTNIGSFEKLDIETPDIYVKKIVFGCEYYAKVQGQPILMRKDIIAATIINCLPNKFPYLELKEKFKDMHSDNGTPNLTKYGTWDGRWKYDSEILTTIIEAAESGFRDGKIVGSHVGDSVTEEPMGISVNNDLEENDVAVENENVGVEAEYPNPAAHEPTIEISSDLDAELESEQEMASEPNQDEDMGEDANPEEDPDEDPEEEFDNLEI, from the coding sequence atgtttctttccaagtatactaacataggatccttcgagaaacttgatatagaaacccctgatatttacgtgaagaaaattgtgtttggatgtgaatattatgctaaagttcaagggcaacctatcttaatgagaaaggatatcatagcagccacaatcattaattgcttacctaacaaatttccatacctagaactcaaggaaaagtttaaagacatgcattctgataatgggactccaaacttgactaagtatggaacttgggatggtagatggaaatatgattcagaaattctgaccaccattattgaagcggcagaaagtgggtttagagacggtaaaatcgtagggagtcatgttggggattcagttacagaagaacctatgggaattagtgtaaataatgacctagaggaaaatgatgtagctgtggagaatgagaatgtaggtgttgaggcagagtatcctaacccagcggctcatgagccaaccattgagatctctagtgatttggatgcagagctcgaaagtgaacaggagatggcaagtgagcctaatcaagatgaagacatgggtgaagatgcaaaccctgaggaagaccccgatgaagaccctgaagaagagttcgataatcttgagatctaa
- the LOC110797522 gene encoding vacuolar protein sorting-associated protein 55 homolog: MHRGLAVNRLLLSSAVLCGLAFTFSVSIMLQIMACAIYSNWWPLLSALMYVVVPMPCMFFGGGSTQFLVSRDGGGWVDAAKFLTGASAVGSIAIPMILKHAHLIETGAMLIELASFFLFVCTVLCFHRASLDDEW, from the exons ATGCATCGCGGGCTTGCTGTTAATCGATTATTGCTTTCTTCGGCAGT GCTCTGTGGGCTTGCATTTACTTTTTCAGTCAGTATCATGTTGCAGATAATG GCTTGTGCAATTTACAGTAACTGGTGGCCTTTGTTGTCAG CTCTAATGTATGTGGTAGTCCCCATGCCATGCATGTTCTTTGGAGGTGGATCCACACAATTCTTAGTAAGTCGAGATGGTGGAGG CTGGGTAGATGCTGCTAAGTTCTTGACGGGAGCTTCTGCAGTGGGAAGCATTGCCATTCCTATGATTCTTAAACATGCTCATCTGATAGAAACAGGAGCTATGCTCATTGAGTTAGCATCATTCTTCTTGTTTGTCTGTACTGTCTTGTGCTTTCACCGTGCTAGCCTTGATGACGAATGGTAG